The Nitrospira sp. genomic sequence AGACAGCGGGATCGCCACGACGACCTCCCGCTGCACCACGGCCTCGATATTTCTTATTAAATTTCTCGACTCGCCCTTCGGTATCGATGATGCGCTGCGTTCCCGTATACAACGGATGCGAGTACATCGATGTGTCGACTTTGTAAATTGGATAGGTTCGTCCGTCTTCCCAAACCGTCGTCTGATCGGTCTGCACCGTCGACATCATTACCCAACGCTTGCCGATCGCGACATCGTGAAAGACAACCGGACGATAGCCCGTCGGATGGATACCAGGTTTCATCACGTCTCCTTGCGCTCAGCCACGAACGCCGGCTACCAGCTTGATTTCCGCACGCCGGGAATCTCACCCTTCAGCGCGTGCAGGCGAAAGTCGATCCGCGACATGTCGAATCGGCCCACATATCCCCGCACGCGCCCCGAGATCGCACAGCGATTGCGCACCCGGACGGGCGACGAATTCCTCGGCAATTTCTGTAGCGACTGCTGTGCCTCCTGCTTCTGCTCCTCGGTACTCGCCTGCCCCTTGATCACCGCTTTCAACGCCTTGCGCCGCTCAGCATACTGCGCGACCAATCGCTTGCGTTTCTCGTTTCTTAATCGACTGCTCAACTTTGCCATACGCTCTCCCTTCCGACTTCAACACAATGGATTCGTCGTCCTAGCTTACTCAGTAGTCTGATCGCCCACCGAACGGCAACATTGCCATATGCCGCGCACGTTTGATCGCACGGGCAATTTCTCGCTGCCGCTGCTGACTATTCCCCGTCATGCGACGAGGGAGGATCCGTCCATTCTCTGTGATGAATCTCCGCAACCATTCGACATTTTTCCAATCCACGGGCGTGATCACATCGATCACGCGACGTCGTCGTTCTTCAGGCATGCATCGCTCCTTAGTTGACTGGACTGAGATTGGCTCCGCCGGTCCCTCACCGACTCTTTGCCTAAACGTCACGCGTAACACGTGAGGACGTCAGACACGGACAAGTCCGCGCACTGACGGAATCAACACGATGCGAAGAGATCAACCGAGAACGGGTGGACCGCGAGACTGAAGGGTGAGGGCCAGCAGAATCGAGAAAATCTGCGGCATTGAGATCGTGACAGGATGTGACGGAACCAGCACGGACGGCAGGACGGGGACCGCTCCGGACAGCCCCGAACTGGCAGCCCATTCCAACCATGCGTGGATATCGATGTCGGAGTGACTGGCATCTCCCGCCTGCATAGCCGAGTAGTGGTCGACGAGGAGATAAGGCAAGGGCAGCGCAACCAGTACATAGAGCACTGCCACGGCAGCGACGAGTACTCGTCGAGGCAATGCTATCTGCACCGATCTCAGCACGGGATTACACCAATCCATAGCGCGCTTCACATTTCAGCGCACTTTCGTCGAATTCTTGTGCGCCTACACCGACCCACTGTCCCTGCTGGACTGTAAAACATTGCGCGCAGGTCTGGTCATAAAAGGGCGATAGGCCGATGATCCACTCACGGGAAAACTCTCGTTGGTATTCCTTGGGGAGGAAGGCCATGAACCCGGACGGTGGTGGTGAAAACTCGGACATCTCAACTCCTACTGCACCGCGACGGGCCCCGGGACAGTCCCCTTCAGTTCACGCACTTTGTCGGCCAGACGGATAATATGCTCCGGCGTGATGTCGCGAAACGATAACATGGCATCCTCGTGCCCAGCCTGCGCGCACATTGCCATGGTGTAGCAATTCGTCCCGCCCCGCACAATTTTCAAGGTCAGATTCGCTTGATGGCAATGGACCCCGATAAACAAACACGCATCGATCCGGTTGTGCCAAATCGTCAAGTTTGGATGGTTCGGGTTGATCTCAACCTCTGGATTGATCTTCGGATACTTGGGTCGATAGTCCGGCATTGGAATCAACATCGGCTTCTGATTGGGCCCCACACTCTCCTTCAATACAGTAAAGAGGTGACGAATCGCCTTCGCCTTCTTCTCGGCCGTGGGCGTCCAAGCCCACAACACCAGTGGTCCCGGGAAGATCGTTGGCACCTTGGCGCTCAGGAAGCGCCGCGCCGCCTCCTCCATCGCCTGCTCCTCACGCACGATATACCCGTGCACGATCGCTTCGCCTGGATTGGGCAATCGCACACCCATGCTGGCCGCAGCCGGTGGTAAAAAATGCTCGGGCCCAGGTCGAACCTCGTAACGCACCGCAGGAGTCCTCACATTATTAAATGCAATTCATTTGCAATACTGGCGGCATCATACACGGATAGAATCTCCGATGCAAGACACCCCATTGGCTCTATGGATCGGCGTCCTATCCCGCTCCGAACCCATCGGGACAATCAGCATGGTAGAGTCCGACCTCCGGTTCGAAAAACGGCAACGGGTGTACGTCCTTCATCCCAACCTCACCTCGGCGAGTCGCTGACAGGAAGCCTAGAAGCCAGAAGCCTGCCGGCATCGAGCGCGCCGTACGTCACAATCAGATCGGCGCCAGCGCGGTGCATGGCACTGAGTGATTCCAACAACGCCTCTTCGTAGCTGAACATGCCAATTGCTGCAGCAGCCTTGAGCATGGCGTACTCCCCACTCACGTGATAGACCGCCACTGGAAGAGTTGAATGGCCCCGAACGAGAGACACGATGTCCAGATACGGCAAACCGGGTTTCACCATCAGCCAATCTGCACCCTCGTCTTCATCCAACCGGATTTCCTTCAACGCCTCGCGGTGATTCGCGGGATCCATCTGATAGGTCCGCTTGTCACCGACCCGCGGGGCGCTCTCCAGGGCTTCACGAAACGGCCCATAGAATGCTGAGGCATACTTCACAGCATAACTGCAGATGCCGACCTGTGAGTAGCCTGCCGCATCCAATGCCTCACGGATCACCCCAATCCGTCCATCCATCATGTCTGAGGGAGCCACAAGATCCGCCCCAGCCTGCGCTTGAACTACGGCCATCTCCGCCAACAACGGAAGGGTCGCATCATTGTCGATCTTTCCATCAATCACCACTCCGTCATGCCCGTCCGATGAATAGGGATCGAGCGCCACATCACTGAGGATCAGCAGATCTGGCGCCGCGGCCTTCAGGGCGCGGATTGCCCTCGCCATCAACCCGTCCCGGTTGCGACTTTCCTGTCCTCGCGGGTCCTTGAGGTGATTCGGTACCACCGGAAACAACGCGATGCCGGCGAGGCCAGCACGGGACGCTTCCGCGACCTGCTCGATA encodes the following:
- a CDS encoding type B 50S ribosomal protein L31; translated protein: MKPGIHPTGYRPVVFHDVAIGKRWVMMSTVQTDQTTVWEDGRTYPIYKVDTSMYSHPLYTGTQRIIDTEGRVEKFNKKYRGRGAAGGRRGDPAV
- the rpsN gene encoding 30S ribosomal protein S14 — translated: MAKLSSRLRNEKRKRLVAQYAERRKALKAVIKGQASTEEQKQEAQQSLQKLPRNSSPVRVRNRCAISGRVRGYVGRFDMSRIDFRLHALKGEIPGVRKSSW
- the rpsR gene encoding 30S ribosomal protein S18, with protein sequence MPEERRRRVIDVITPVDWKNVEWLRRFITENGRILPRRMTGNSQQRQREIARAIKRARHMAMLPFGGRSDY
- a CDS encoding carbon monoxide dehydrogenase, which translates into the protein MGVRLPNPGEAIVHGYIVREEQAMEEAARRFLSAKVPTIFPGPLVLWAWTPTAEKKAKAIRHLFTVLKESVGPNQKPMLIPMPDYRPKYPKINPEVEINPNHPNLTIWHNRIDACLFIGVHCHQANLTLKIVRGGTNCYTMAMCAQAGHEDAMLSFRDITPEHIIRLADKVRELKGTVPGPVAVQ
- the hemB gene encoding porphobilinogen synthase yields the protein MNLHSIPPTRCESSSLHRTRTTLRARRSTDQLAPQQLIWPLFVQEGVGQVTPIASMPGCARVSIDQAIEQVAEASRAGLAGIALFPVVPNHLKDPRGQESRNRDGLMARAIRALKAAAPDLLILSDVALDPYSSDGHDGVVIDGKIDNDATLPLLAEMAVVQAQAGADLVAPSDMMDGRIGVIREALDAAGYSQVGICSYAVKYASAFYGPFREALESAPRVGDKRTYQMDPANHREALKEIRLDEDEGADWLMVKPGLPYLDIVSLVRGHSTLPVAVYHVSGEYAMLKAAAAIGMFSYEEALLESLSAMHRAGADLIVTYGALDAGRLLASRLPVSDSPR